The Peptococcaceae bacterium 1198_IL3148 genome window below encodes:
- a CDS encoding CBS domain-containing protein, with amino-acid sequence MSQKLQDIMTANVATISPQQTVAEAAQMMSQYNVGSIPVVQNGKAVGIITDRDITLRVTAKGQDGQNTKVESAMSKNIVTGTPEMDVHQAANLMAQNQIRRLPVVDNGTVAGIVALGDLAVQNIYQNEAGEALTNISQPAQPQGTLS; translated from the coding sequence TTGTCACAAAAGTTGCAAGATATCATGACCGCAAACGTTGCCACCATTAGCCCACAACAAACTGTGGCTGAAGCTGCTCAAATGATGAGCCAGTACAACGTTGGTTCAATACCAGTGGTGCAAAACGGCAAAGCCGTTGGCATCATTACCGACCGGGATATTACATTACGGGTTACCGCCAAAGGCCAAGACGGACAAAATACCAAAGTGGAATCTGCCATGAGTAAAAATATTGTCACCGGCACACCTGAAATGGATGTCCACCAAGCAGCTAATTTAATGGCGCAAAACCAAATTCGCCGTCTACCGGTTGTGGATAATGGCACAGTGGCGGGTATTGTTGCCCTAGGTGATTTAGCGGTTCAAAATATTTATCAAAACGAAGCCGGCGAAGCTTTAACCAACATCTCTCAGCCTGCCCAACCCCAAGGAACACTATCCTAA